In Candidatus Methylomirabilota bacterium, the DNA window AACGAGGTCTCCTCGATGGTCGTCAGTTGCACCTGCAGCTCAGCCCGTTCGGCCTCCAGGCGCTGGCGCAGCTCGTCCAGTTCCTTCTTGCTGTGGGTGATCTTCCCGGCCATGGTCGGAGGAACCTAGCATCGGCGGCTCAGGGCGGCAATGAGTCGGCCTCCGTTGTCCGAAGGCGCAACTCCGCCTCGGGTTGGCCGACGCCGGCGATCTCGAAGACCTTGGCCCGGGAGCGGGTCCCGCGGTGCAGGGAGACCGCGGACCCCGGAACGCCCAGCGCCTCGGCGAGCGCCCGCCGGGCCTCCTCCGTGGCCCGGCCGCCCTCGGGCGCGGCGCGGACGCGCACCACGATCCCCCGATCGTCGAGTCCGACCGAGGCTCGGCCGGCCTTCGGGACCACGCGCACCGTGACCAGACCCATCCCGGGGTGTAGCATCGCCCCCGAAGGCGATGACGGGAACGAGTACGAGGGATCCCGAGCCTGAGCGAGCCGGGGACGGTGTGAGCCCGGCGGCGAGGCCCCTCCGAACATCCTCCTCGAGCCGCCGCCCCAACCGGGCGCGCGCCACGCGCCCGCAGTAGACGCG includes these proteins:
- a CDS encoding DUF167 domain-containing protein; its protein translation is MGLVTVRVVPKAGRASVGLDDRGIVVRVRAAPEGGRATEEARRALAEALGVPGSAVSLHRGTRSRAKVFEIAGVGQPEAELRLRTTEADSLPP